One Indicator indicator isolate 239-I01 chromosome 9, UM_Iind_1.1, whole genome shotgun sequence genomic window carries:
- the FDFT1 gene encoding squalene synthase, which yields MELLKKWLGHPEEIYNLLRFKMGGYRVVMPRIDPDSLGGGLRTCYRYLNQTSRSFASVIQALDGELRHAVCIFYLVLRALDTIEDDMTISLDVKVPMLHEFHSYLYQPEWKYTESKEKDRQVLEDFPTISMEFRNLSKVYQDVISDVCHKMGIGMAEFLEKKVDSELEWDTYCHYVAGLVGIGLSRLFSASELEDPIVGQDTELANSMGLFLQKTNIIRDYLEDQLEGREFWPREVWSRYAKKLSDFAQAENIDVAVQCLNELITNALRHVPDVLTYLSRLKNQSVFNFCAIPQVMAIATLAACYNNKQVFRGVVKIRKGQAVTLMMDATSIQAVKAIMYQYVEEIYQKIPSTDPSSNKTQQIISSIRAMSLPGSPMASRHHYSPIYLSCAMLLAALSWQYLSTISKATEEYVQAGEN from the exons ATGGAGCTGTTAAAGAAATGGCTGGGCCACCCTGAGGAGATCTACAACCTACTGCGGTTCAAAATGGGAGGCTACCGGGTCGTCATGCCGCGGATCGACCCG GACTCGCTGGGAGGAGGCCTCCGAACCTGCTACCGATACCTCAATCAGACCAGCCGAAGCTTCGCCTCTGTCATTCAGGCCCTGGACGGAGAGCTGCG ccATGCTGTCTGCATCTTCTATCTAGTTCTCCGTGCCCTGGACACTATAGAGGACGACATGACCATCAGCTTAGATGTGAAGGTCCCAATGCTGCATGAGTTCCACTCCTATCTCTATCAGCCAGAGTGGAAATAcacagagagcaaggagaaggACCGGCAGGTGCTCGAGGACTTCCCAACG ATCTCCATGGAGTTCAGGAATCTGTCAAAGGTCTATCAGGATGTGATCTCAGATGTTTGCCACAAGATGGGCATTGGGATGGCAGAGTTCTTGGAGAAGAAGGTAGACTCTGAGCTTGAGTGGGATACG TATTGTCACTACGTTGCTGGGCTGGTGGGCATCGGCCTTTCCCGTCTCTTCTCTGCATCAGAGCTGGAAGATCCAATCGTGGggcaggacacagagctggccAACTCCATGGgcctcttcctgcagaaaaccaACATCATCCGTGACTACCTGGAGGaccagctggagggaagggagttctggcccagagag GTCTGGAGCAGATATGCCAAGAAGCTGTCAGATTTTGCCCAAGCAGAGAACATTGATGTGGCTGTGCAGTGTCTGAACGAGCTCATCACCAACGCCCTCCGCCACGTCCCCGATGTCCTCACCTACTTATCCCGCCTGAAAAACCAAAGTGTCTTCAACTTCTGTGCCATCCCCCAG GTGATGGCTATTGCCACGCTGGCTGCCTGCTATAACAACAAGCAGGTGTTCAGGGGTGTTGTGAAGATCCGGAAGGGACAAGCTGTCACTCTGATGATGGATGCCACAAGCATACAAGCTGTCAAAGCCATCATGTACCAGTATGTGGAAGAG atcTACCAGAAgatcccaagcacagatccatCATCCAACAAGACTCagcagatcatctcctccaTCCGGGCCATGAGCTTGCCGGGCAGCCCCATGGCCTCCCGCCACCACTACTCCCCCATCTATCTGTCCTGTGCCATGCTCTTGGCTGCCCTAAGCTGGCAGTACCTCAGCACCATCTCCAAGGCCACCGAGGAGTACGTGCAGGCGGGCGAGAACTGA
- the CTSB gene encoding cathepsin B — protein sequence MWPSLSILCVLLAFANARSIPYFPPLSSDLVNHINKLNTTWKAGHNFRNTDMSYVKKLCGTFLGGPKLPERVDFAADMELPDSFDSRTQWPNCPTISEIRDQGSCGSCWAFGAVEAISDRICVHTNAKVSVEVSAEDLLSCCGFECGMGCNGGYPSGAWRYWTERGLVSGGLYDSHVGCRPYSIPPCEHHVNGSRPPCSGEGGETPRCSRHCEPGYSPSYKEDKHYGITSYGVPSSEKEIMAEIYKNGPVEGAFIVFEDFLMYKSGIYQHVTGEQVGGHAIRILGWGVENNTPYWLVANSWNTDWGDNGFFKILRGEDHCGIESEVVAGVPRTEQYWKRM from the exons ATGTGGCCGTCCCTGTCcatcctgtgtgtcctgctggCCTTTGCCAATGCTCGCAGCATTCCTtacttccctcctctctccagtgATTTAGTCAACCACATAAACAAGCTCAACACCACCTGGAAG GCAGGGCACAACTTCCGCAACACTGACATGAGCTATGTGAAGAAACTCTGTGGCACCTTCCTGGGTGGGCCCAAGCTGCCTGAGAG GGTAGATTTTGCTGCAGACATGGAGCTGCCTGATAGCTTTGACTCACGGACGCAGTGGCCTAACTGTCCTACCATCAGTGAGATAAGAGATCAGGGCTCTTGTGGCTCTTGCTGG GCTTTTGGTGCTGTAGAAGCAATTTCAGACAGAATCTGTGTGCACACAAATGCCAAGGTGAGCGTGGAGGTCTCTGCAGAGGACTTGCTGTCGTGCTGTGGCTTCGAATGTGGCATGGG GTGCAATGGGGGTTACCCCTCCGGCGCGTGGAGGTACTGGACAGAGAGGGGCCTTGTGTCTGGGGGTCTCTACGATTCCCATGTGG gctgccGTCCCTACTCCATCCCTCCTTGTGAGCACCACGTCAACGGCTCTCGGCCCCCCTGCAgcggggagggtggggagaccccCAGGTGCAGCCGGCACTGTGAACCTGGCTACTCCCCGTCCTACAAGGAGGACAAGCACTACG gCATCACATCCTATGGTGTCCCTAGCAGTGAGAAGGAAATCATGGCTGAGATCTACAAGAATGGCCCAGTGGAAGGAGCCTTTATTGTCTTTGAGGACTTCCTGATGTACAAGTCTG GGATCTACCAGCACGTGACTGGCGAGCAGGTTGGAGGCCATGCCATCCgcatcctgggctggggggTGGAAAACAACACTCCCTACTGGCTGGTCGCCAACTCCTGGAACACCGACTGGGGGGACAACG GTTTCTTCAAAATCCTCCGAGGAGAGGACCACTGTGGCATCGAGTCTGAGGTGGTGGCTGGAGTGCCCCGGACGGAGCAGTACTGGAAGAGGATGTAA